The Setaria italica strain Yugu1 chromosome VIII, Setaria_italica_v2.0, whole genome shotgun sequence genome includes the window TCCAGGTAAAGAGCATTGGAAAGCGGTCCAATGGATTTTCAGATATCTGCATGGAACTTCAAACACATGTTTATAATTTGGAAAGTCTAGGATTGGACTTGTTGGTTACGTGGAATCCGATTATGCCAGTGATTTAGATAAAAGAAGATCACTCACAGGTTACGTATTCACCATTGGTGGATGCGTTGTTAGTTGGAAAGCAAGTTTGTGTTGCTTTGTCTACCACTGAAGTGGAGTATATGGCTATTTCTGAAGCATACAAAGAAGCTATTTGGTTGACAGGTTTATACAATGAACTATGTAGCGATAGTTCTTGTATCACTATATTTTGTGATAGTCAGAGTGCTATATGCCTTACAAAGGATCAAATGTTCCATGAGAGAACAAAGCATATTGATGTTAGATATCACTATACTCGAGGTGTTACTGCTCAAGGTGATATCAAAGTATGCAAGATTAGTACTCATGACAATCCCACAGACATGATGACAGTCAGTTCCTGCTACTAAAGCTGCTCAAACTTAATTGGTGTTACCGTCTATAGTCCATGAAATTCTTTGGTGTATGGTTACTGTTATCATTAAAGGCATTATATCAATGATTCTTCATTCAATTGGAGAAGGGAATTCGTCTcgaggtggagtttgttggaaTATGCTCCGAATTCCTAAAGGCTTCTACATGCCCCAACTAATGGACATCTAACTTAGCCTGTCCTAGATTGGTGAGGCGATCATGGTTGCATGCAACATGCATATTCATCGGTTGCATGTGTAGTTTTCTTCTTAGCCATTCGTATTGTTTGGCTGCATGCATGGCTATTGCACCTATATAAACTGGACGACATTGTATGGTGAAGAGTAGCACAATTAGCAGAGTCATTCTACGTTTCTATTCCTCTTGTAATCCGCTTGGGTTGAGTTAACCACTCATTGTAAATCCCTAGCATTTGTAGACCTCCAGATATATTGAATAGTGAAGATTATCTTTGCGTATTCGTGTCTTGCTTCTAATCCACGTAAATCCGTGTCTCTCGTGGTTATGATCATATTTGTTTCGCCAATTGATTTCTAACACATTCTACATTTAGCATATCCCTTGATCAGTACATTGAAAATATGGTCATCAGGGGCAATGCCGTCTCCTAGCATCAAATCGAACAGGTCTGTCATATCAACAAAGCATCCTTCAGTAGCGTACCCATCAAGCATAATTTGGTATGAGACAATATCAGGCTCCTGACCCTTCATTGCGATTGAGTCAAAAAAAATCTCTAGCTTCCTTGATTTTTCCATGCTTGCAAAGGGAAGCCATTAATGAGTTCCATGTAATAATATTTGGTAGAAGACCCTGACTAGCCATCTCTTTGAATATCCTAACCGCCTCATTCCACTCACCCCTAGCGGAATATGCAAAAATCAAGTTATTATATGACCAGTTATCCTGGCGAACACCTTTAGGAACCATTTGTCGGAGGACCGCCTCTGCCTTGTGTCCATTGCGCTTGCCTTGCACAGTGCATCAATACTGGAGCTATAAGTCACTAGAATGGGTGAAATCCCCTGCTGCATCATTTCATTTAATAGATCGCATCCTTTATCAATTTCACCCTCCTTAAAGAAGCCATCAATAACCGTGCTGTAGGAGACCACGGCAGGTGAGCAGACAGATCCCTTCTCGGCCATCCTCCGGAGCAATTCAAGTGCCCTCCGACTCTCTCTCTGTTGTCGCAGAAGCTCTTCAGAAGTATGCTGTAGGAGACAACATCGGGCACACAGCCAAACTCGGGCATCCTGTGGAGCAGCACGTCCAAAGCGTCGTCAGTCCGCTTTGCTAAACAGAGGCTCTTGAGGAGGTTGTTGAAGGTGATGACACTGACGCCCAACCCTGTCCTGAGAAGCTGGCCGAAGAAGGCCGGCGCTAGATCCGGGCGGCGCGCACGGGTGCAGCAGTCGATGAGGACGACGGCGGAGAGCCGCGCACGGGACGACATGGCCGCGCGCGATTTCGCGGACGGCGCGGCCGGGACGATTTCAACCTGATTCTGTTTGGGTTTGTTACCAACGTGGGTCGTACGTTTCTGTCGAGTCTACGCAAAGACTACGGAAACTGAAATATTTACGGGAATTTGCAACATAAATTTTATATTTGCATCCAACAGCAGCGACACGAATGCGCATGTCGTTAATGAATCGAATAGCACACAGGCTGCGAACAAGATGGAAAAAGAATATGTGTATATGTTTACACAATAAGCTCAGCATCCGTACGAGAACAGCACGCCTGGTAGAAGAGAACATCACACCTTGAAAAAGAAGCTCAAGACATGAAAAGAGTGGAGACATCAATAGATAATAATTTGTGTTCTCTAACACATAGTATACAATAGAACTCTTATTTTCAGACTTAGTACAAATCACTTTACCACTTGATGCACACCGGAAACAAACTGAAATGCCACAAGCAAAAGATGTAGTACATATACACACAAACTTCTCTCCACCCGAATCACCCTGGCCTCAAGCCATCACTGATCTTGGCAGCCTAAGAACGGATGGTGCCAATGATATTGACGAAATTCAGCCTGAGTTCGAAGATATCTGTTTGGTTATCAAAGCACAGAGCTGCtcttgctaatctagactgcaTCTTGTTCTGCACCCGCCGAAAACAAATTGGGCAGAAAGCTATTTGTGAATTACACCATCTGATAACGAAATGCAACATATGTAGTACTTCAATTCTTTTTGCGGGTGAATTTATGCACATTAATCTGTCACATTTTGCAGGAAGTCATGGCCATGCACAAGATAACAGCAGCCACAATAACATGCTGGAATGAGAGTTGAGCCATTAACGAAGAAGCAGCAAGAGGCAATCCTGATGCCTGCAGAAAAGATTGTATTGTTGTGATTACCAATTGTTCTGTACTGATTGCAATAGAGATGACCAATGGAAGAACTTGCTAATAACCCTATGGCACCACGCAGATACCTTCTAAAATCTGAAacaatacaacacaaccaaaaGGTGTTATAATATGCAGATCTGAGCAGTGAGCAGATGAAACAATAAGCATAAGGACATGCTATTGTAAATGAACCTATTATGGTTATGGTTGCAGCTCAAGTACTACCCTAGTTGGTCGGTCGCTCATCTGTTTTACCAGGCGCGTCAGTTTCGTGTAAAACTATGTGTTGTAAGggttctttcccttttttttcttattaaatATTTAATGATACAAAGCTCTTCTACGCGTTTCGAGAAAAAAAGTACTACCCTAGTTAGTCAGTTGTATATGTTAGAATGTATTAGAGGGCCATATGCCCGGCTAGGCCCTTTGGGCCGTGTGGCGTGCCGCCGACCTCTGGCCAGGCACCCCCTTAGGTTTCTTGTAGGATAGGTAAGGATTTCCTTGATTGGTGCTGTTTCTATAAACAAACCCTAGGACCcttgcctatatatgtgtaCGTCTGCGCACCTCCATAATCAATATACAATTTCCCTAGCCATAtttgctttcatggtatcacgagtctgGGTTTCTACCCTAATCTCGCTTCCGCTCATCTAGAGCACCTCTACGACTGCGCACCCACCTCACAGTGATCCCTCCCTCCAGCGCCGCTGCCATCGTTGGGACCCTCCGCTCTCCCCttccgccgctgctgccgcaaAGGCCAAGGCATGTGAGCACCCGGCTGTTGAGACCTCTGACGCTCAGCGCAAGGCTGCTGAGGAACAGCGCTAGGTGGAGAAGACCAAGCACAAGGTGGATCGGGAGGCCACCCTCGCGAGCGCTGTCGAGGCCGAACAACAGGCGGCCACCACAGCCAAGGACCGCAACGCCGCCGACGCTCGTCTCCGCGACGCCCTGGCCCTTGCCGCCAGGGAACGTGCTGCCACTGAGGAAGCCAATCCGCCCAACACCCACGGCAACGATGACAACCACAAGAGCCATGCCACCCACAACGTCAACGACGCCATGTTTCTCCacgaggccgccgccatcctgAACTTGCACGCCCAGGCAGTTGCGGTCCAGAACATCCGCTACCTCGTCCCCATCGTCCTCGACGTCGCCTCTACCAACTATGCTCGATGGCATGAGCAGTTCCTGCTCACCATCGGGAAGTTCTCGCTCGACGATCACGTGCTCCAGGAGCTCCCTGCCCTTGGCTATCCAGATTGGGCATGGATGGACTGTGTGGTCCGGTCTTGGATCTACAGCACGCTCTCCAATGACCTCATCAACACAGTGATGGCACACggcgcctccaccccgctccgTCTGGCTCGCCGTCGAGTCCCAATTCCTCGGCAACCGTGAGACCCGCACCCGCCTCCTTGACGCCCAGTTCCGCACCTATGTCCAAGGTGATTTGTCCATCACCGACTACTGCAGGCATCTCAAGGCCATGGCTGTCGCTCTCGGCGACCTCGACGAGCACATCACTGACTGGTCCCTCGTCCTCAACATCATCTGTGGCCTCAACGCCAAGTACAAGGCCATCGGCCTTCATCTTCGTTGCGGTCATCCGTTCCCAACGTTCCTGGAGGCCCACATCGATCTTCTGCTCGAGGAGCTAACCTCAGGGCAGCAGTCCACGGACCTCTCCaccgtcctcctcgccgtcggctTTGGAGCATCCTCATCGACATCCGCCCGTCCCGCCCAGCCACCACAGCAATAGTCTTGCTCCGAGGCGGCTCCTCCAAGAGCTGTCATAGCAAGCGAGGCTCCAGCGGCCGCACCCCCAAGGGCGGCAGCAGCTCtagtggcggcggcagccagcAGCCCTCCTGCGGCGCCAAGCAGGGTGCTCCCCAAGGTTCTAGGCCCGACTTGGCCCAGTGGCCTTCCTTCCACAACTCGTGGACTGGGGCCATCCAGATGTGGCCCGGTTCACAGCCACCGCAGGCCAACGTCGCTCCTCCACACACCCTGCTGGCCCAGTACCCCATACAGGGCCAGCAGGCATAGCTCCAGGCGCTATAGGTCACCCAGTTGCAGGCCGCTCAAGCCTAGGCCCAGGCGCTCCAAGCGGCCCAGGTGCAGGCCCTGCAGAGGGCCCTGGAGCTCTAGTACCCAGCCCCTACGCAGTAGGCTACTCCCCTAGGCTTCttcaaccccgccgccgccatgccatcttgggatcAATAGTCCCTCGCTTCCACCTTCAGCACTATGACACTGAATCAGCCACAGCAGCATGAGTGGTACTTTGATTCAGGTGCTACCTCTCACATGACCTCCGATGCTTGTTCTGTTTCACATAATTTCACCTAGCGGTACCCTTTTCCTTCAGCTATTGTTGTCGGTGATGGTTCTTTACTTCCTATCACTTCCACTGGCACAACACTCCTTCCTGGACATTTACATCTTAATAACGTTCTTGTTTCACCTAAACTTATTGAGAATCTCATCTCTGTGCATCAGTTTACATCCGATAACAACTGCTCAGTTGAATTTGACCCCTCTAGTTGTTCTGTGAAGGATCTCAAGTCCCAGAATGTGATCGTCAGGTGCAATAGTTCTGGACCGCTTTACCCTCTGTACCTCGCTGCCCTTACTGCTGGCTCCACCTCCATGCTCTAGCATCGCTGCCTTGGACATCCTGGGCAGGAGGCCCTTTCCAAGCTTGCCCCCATTTTGCCTTCATGTAATAAAGATATTAGCTCGTCTCTTTGTCATGCATGTCAGCTCGGGCGACACACCTGTCTTCCTTTTCTGGTGTCCTCTCAAGCCTCCAGGAATTTTGATCTTATTCGTTGTGATCTTTGGGCGTCACCTATTGTTAGTGTCTCGGGTTTCAAATACTATTTAACAATTCTCGACGATTGCTCTCACTTTTCTTGGACTTTTCTATTGCGGTTGAAATCTGACACGTTCGATACTCTTGCTAACTTCTTCTCCTATGTGAACACGCAGTTTGGCGCCAGCATTAAGGCAGTCCAGTGCGACAATGGCCGCGAGTTTGACAACTCCAGCGCCCGCACGTTCTTCCTCACACGCGGCATCCACTTTCGCATGTCATGCCCATACACATCGCCTCAGAACGGCAGAGCTGAACGGATCATTCGCACCACGAACAACATCCTTTGCTCCCTCCTCTTCTAGGCAAGCCTTCCCCCACCTTCTGGGTTGAAGCTCTCTCCACCGCAACATAGCTCCTCAACATCCTACCAACCAAGACTCTTGCCTTCTCCACATTGCACAAGGCCTTGTACGGCGCACCATCGTCCTATGACCATCTTCGCATCTTTAGTTGTAGATGTTATCCAAACCTGTCCGCCACTGCCAGCCACAAACTGGCGCCCCAGTCTGCCTCGTGTGTCTTTCTTGGATATTCTGCTCATCATAAAGGGTACCGCTATTTTGATCCTCGCTCTAATCAAGTCATCACCTCTCGACACGTCACCTTTGGTGAGTCTGTGTTCCCTTTTGCTGAGCTCCCATCCCCAGCCACCTCGGCGGCTTATGATTTTTTGGAGGATGTCACTGATCATGTGCCGGTTCCCATAGGGCCGTCATAGACCCTATTGCCTGCAGGTTCTCCACGTGCCCCGTTGGCTGGGCCGGCTCCTAGCCCTTCACTCGGCACTCCATCATCGGCACATCTGACACCCTTAGGCGTGCCCCTGGCGTCCTCAAGCACCCAGTCCCCTACACTACAACATGCGACGAGGCTGGCCTGCTCTCCCGCACTGCCACGTGCGGTCCCCggtgcttcctcttcctctggcACACCTCCCTGCATCGCAGGTCCCTCCAGGCTTCGACGCGGCGGCCAGGCCTATTGCGCCGGTGCTCCACCACGTCTACATGCGCCGCACGGATGCCCCTCACCTCTGTTCACCAGTGCGCGTGCCGGTTCTTGCCCCTGTTGATGCCCATGTCCCTAATGCTGGTGGCATTATGGCTGTGGGCGCTGCCTACGTTCCTGCCACCAACGCCTCTGCCCTAGGTGCCCCTCACACCATTGCTAGTGCTTCTGGTACCTCTTCAGGCGCCCCCAGTGGTGCTGCTCGGGCCCCAGTGCTGCCCAAAGGGGCAGTGGCCTCCCCGCCCATTGTCAACTAGCATCGTATGACGACACACGCCAAGCTCGGGTTTCGACTACCCGCCCTGTTCCATACCGCGCCACTGTCTCTTGTTCTGAAGTCCTTCCGTAGCGCTCTTGCCAACCCCAATTGGCGGGCTGCTATGGAAGATGAGCATGCGGCACTATTAGGGAACAACACCTAGGATCTCGTTCCTTGCCTGCCGCGCGCCAACATTGTCACTGGCAAGTGGATCTTCAAGCATAAGTTCCAGTCCAATGGTTCTCTTGATTGGTACAAGGCATGGTGGGTTCTTCGCGGTTCTTCGCAGTTTCACCCAGTGGCCCAGTGTGGACTTTGACGAGACATTCAGTCCGGTCATGAAGCCCGCCACTGTCCGGACTGTGCTGTCCTTGGCGCTCTCTTGTCGCTGGCTGATCCATCAGCTTGACGTTAAGAATGTGTTTCTACATGGAACTCTTTCAGAGACCATCTACTATGCACAGCCTATTGGTTTTGAGGACTCTGCCCACCCGGACTTCGTCTGCCATCTCAGCAAGTCCCTCTATGGTCTGAAACAGGCACCCTGCACTTGGTATAGTCGCTTTGCTGCCTATATTCAGTTTGTCGAttttgtggaggccaagtcaGATACTTCTCTATTCGTCTATCACTGGGGCACTGAGACAGCTTATCTCCtactctatgttgatgacattgtgcTCACGGCCTCATCACCTGTCCTGCTTCGTCAGATTATTCAGGCCTTGCAACAGGAGTTTTCTATGAAGGATCTCGGGCTTCTTCATCACTTCCTGTGTATGCGTGTTCAGCTAGTTGATGGTGGTGGATTTCTCCTATCCCAGTGTCAGTACATGGTTGACATCTTGGATCGTGCCGGCATGGTTGAgtgcaagccctgctccactcccGTCGACACTAATCCTAAGGTTTCAACATCCTCCGGTGCTCCGGTCACGAATGCTTCGGATTTTCGCAGTCTTGCTGGAGCCTTGCAGTATCTAACTTTCACCAGACCTAATATTGCCTACTCTGTCCAACAAGTATGTCTCCATATGCATGATCCTAGGGAGCCGCACCTTGCTTCCTTGAAGTGTATCCTTCGCTACATCTGCGGCACCCTTCATCTTGGCCTGCTGTTGAGACCGTGTTCTGCTCAGGATTCTCTGGTTGTCTACTCCGATGTCGATTGGGCAGGATGTCCAGACACACGCAAGTCCACCTCCAGGTATGATGTCTTCCTTGGCGACAACATCGTCTTCTGGTCCTCCAAGCGTCAACCAACTGTCTCCAGGTCCATTGCAAAAGCGAAGTATCGCACCGTGACCAACACCATTGTCGAAGCCACCAGGCTGCGTCAGCTACTCCTGGAGCTCCATGCCCCTCTTCGCCGCGCCTCATTTGTTTATTGTGACAACATAAGCGCGGTCTACATGTCCTCCAACCCGGTTCAGCATTAACGCACCAAACAtattgagattgatcttcacttTGTTCGGAAGCGCATCGCCATGGGTGATGTTCGTGTGCTGCATGTTCCTACATCCTCACAGTACACCAACGTCTTCACCAAAGGGTTGCCTTCATCTGTGTTCACAGAGTTTCAGTCCAGTCTAAATGTTCGTGGCACCGATAATTAGACTGCGGGGCGTGTTAGAATTGATTAGAGGGCCATATGCCCGGCTAGGCCCTTTGGGCCGTGTGGCGTGCCTTTCTCGTTATATGCCTCGCACCATCCCCACCATCACAGCGTGATAGGGCCTCAAGTCTCTTTCTGCTGCTGACACCTCAATGGCACTAAGGAAACCACAAAACATCGACAAAATTGAGCAATTTGGAATACACATAAATACCCTAGCCATCTTAAAGGCACTGGTCAATGGTAATTGGTATGATTAGTTAAAATAGCATCTCAAAAGATACAACGGGGGCCGGTCACCATCGACGTAGGAGGAAGATTTGGGTAGCAGAGAAGAGCAATGGCAGGGAGCTCATTTAACGGTGGTTGCGGCATGGATGGGGAGGATCACAGGCGGATGGGTGCAGGGACTCAGGGAGACCATGGAAGGAAATTGGTGAGGGAGGCTCCATCCCATCATATGCAGGGTCCCTAAAAGATAACGATGTTGTGGCATGTGTCTAGAAAATTCTCTATTCATGACAAGACAGAGGTCAGCAAAATACTGAAGCAAAAGTACTTCGGATCAAGAGAGTGGTGTGATGAGTTTTTCCATTCTCATTTTATTCATCAGCTGGCATTGGCGCCACACATGTAAGTTCTCATATGATACGGTTAACAAGATTTGCCCTAATATTGCTCACATTTTCCCAATATTGTGAAGAAAACAAGTTGAAACATTAATGTAGTGAGTTCTCATTAACAAAAGGAAAATCTCACTGAAAGTATAGCTTTGGAGAGTCCAATCAGCACTGCCTGATCTGCTTAATGAATATGCTACCGAAAACACCCCTTGTATGTGAGGCACCAAAAATTTGGTCGAAGCAAAAGTAAATGGGT containing:
- the LOC106804475 gene encoding uncharacterized protein LOC106804475, encoding MVLLIGTRHGGFFAVLRSFTQWPSVDFDETFSPVMKPATVRTVLSLALSCRWLIHQLDVKNVFLHGTLSETIYYAQPIGFEDSAHPDFVCHLSKSLYGLKQAPCTWYSRFAAYIQFVDFVEAKSDTSLFVYHWGTETAYLLLYVDDIVLTASSPVLLRQIIQALQQEFSMKDLGLLHHFLCMRVQLVDGGGFLLSQCQYMVDILDRAGMVECKPCSTPVDTNPKVSTSSGAPVTNASDFRSLAGALQYLTFTRPNIAYSVQQVCLHMHDPREPHLASLKCILRYICGTLHLGLLLRPCSAQDSLVVYSDVDWAGCPDTRKSTSRYDVFLGDNIVFWSSKRQPTVSRSIAKAKYRTVTNTIVEATRLRQLLLELHAPLRRASFVYCDNISAVYMSSNPVQH